From one Mytilus trossulus isolate FHL-02 chromosome 10, PNRI_Mtr1.1.1.hap1, whole genome shotgun sequence genomic stretch:
- the LOC134688391 gene encoding uncharacterized protein LOC134688391 — MESNTIYISGGDIDEQLETEILEIYTSGPNASVIINADIEDNQKRWLIIGICIQSVLAPALRKFTEPITHNLYNVIQSTHLIQTQTYPNQLRKYPSSGRDLNYEAINNNHLIPRVRRQPDVGKYDYKVSSHVEFSKLFLKTFMAQYTAFDETCDLSALLGIIINIDKFPQPVQNVAMKLRSDVRNPWAHCNFDEWDSLKYQTAFQLLHQLVRCLQLNTTDEASLLAELTKWETNGFMFLQGYGVTQQVVKEIRQQTRALADYALKMKSGTDSIFAQVHAAMFKINGEIMLACSRISSIESKQNEQKTDISNLNKEVSVLYDRSLAIENVQTEQGLKIEANVSNTAAIAKNVEMLKIRDDSTAKHVSELENENKKIREDISDIKSDITEIKVDIKDFTNYLPMSKPVGKTLFYPPNRPESFVARETELCKLKDSCIGKNNANHTLVICGLGGCGKTTLAIEFAWRSQEFYPAGVFWMSAETQDTLEDSLTILALDVDSTGKDFRETLKKTLKWFSNLNERWLLVVDNIDEEYLSDNTKELLLGSWKRSTRGHIIITSRREPNEVEESMVVKKEDCITLNVFEIEEGLEFLKRRTGINCTNDDDTIMTLVEELGGLPLALEQAAAHIKSIKCAFSEYVNKFKKKRLKLLKAAPSVRKISRDRLAIATTWQLNIDYITRQSENEGLGMAAATVMHIASFLFADDIPKELVNVGSPLVEDSNLVEVLEDEMGCKQVIEILTRFSLFQRVHDTSLSVHRLVQEVIRDNMSVEHCYLILQHATRMVNNALYFSLSPADILYSDALKKKSERGTLVKWSKLAANANSIKHYVFNLKKDEIPEHELFFNKEILRILQTTALYHSIHQRQAIALADQAQMIRIMTTVEVDTHFYNDLTRIKIPLLQRDREKIVDCLMSVVPVEIETPDYTSVVTYRAEDLRLLGNEAFKEQRYLDAIRYYTEGIRSSSIETIDSRLFSNRCLAYIRIRDFVHAFSDANKCIEIASINWKGYCWKAYAISGLIEEGSFPPTMEAMGLASACIASYKYPPCLLEYNMKISYPIINYQIVERPECLQQDIMSLTDRPFTTLLLRKGLYTFNEPLITTKSIQVIGIEDDVDIDTGPGLQICRLPKGAFPVDIEPEQTIKTHFEKVNFVSGNHITVLENSIATFYNCKFSNGKAGCDTFPKCTGKIGCINPLKCRQAYKEDKLLFGTISFGQAGFPGIMVFNGGIAYLDACLLNRCGGGGVLSEGKGSFMEIKNCNVQNMRQMGIEARNEGAVKISKNTILENQTHGIAIGPNGYGFIEENIIQGNGAEGIWCGGVLDSHESPKMNETGASRAVIIDNDIGQNGLCGVSCDGCFVEIKGNRIFSNHLWGTMVKSRSSAYILNNDIFDNKCGGIRIGHNYTASVIIDGNTIRDHTGPGVYTVNSAERFLNKMKTDLSDCFVGNGEIMGYSRPPVITSTNVLRNNDKGTQHPNEVVRLIEACSYCRQVLHNLKSCSKCKKATYCSRKCQSKHWLLHKHMCKLLRSSYVVEVPMSNIESNMLGDEPNTLHFRQFNPKLKGILEGTPPNKRSCNRFIVKIQSGKEYTFYDPNKELVVYDQTVTLDIQFSNPILYHLCMECGVLAGEKFTTKKIFCWASYKNNGKTLCFYTDNLPPFQTW; from the exons TTATTATCAATGCTGACATTGAAGACAACCAGAAAAGATGGCTGATTATTGGTATATGTATTCAGTCTGTTTTGGCTCCAGCACTGCGAAAATTTACAGAACCAATAACACACAACTTGTACAATGTAATACAAAGTACGCATTTAATTCAAACACAGACATATCCAAACCAGCTTAGAAAATACCCGAGTTCGGGAAGGGATCTGAATTATGAAGCAATCAATAACAACCATTTAATACCCCGAGTTCGTCGACAACCAGATGTTGGGAAGTACGACTACAAAGTGAGCAGTCATGTAGAAttctcaaaattatttttgaagacTTTTATGGCTCAATACACGGCTTTTGATGAAACATGCGACTTGTCAGCGCTCCTAGGGATAATTATAAACATTGACAAGTTTCCACAGCCAGTACAGAATGTTGCTATGAAG CTACGTTCGGATGTACGGAACCCATGGGCACATTGTAATTTTGATGAATGGGACTCCCTTAAATATCAAACTGCATTCCAGCTGTTGCATCAATTAGTAAGATGTCTTCAGCTGAACACAACAGACGAAGCAAGCTTACTGGCAGAATTGACCAAATGGGAGACAAACG GATTTATGTTTCTTCAAGGCTATGGAGTCACCCAGCAAGTTGTAAAAGAAATCCGACAACAGACACGTGCTTTGGCTGATTATGCGTTGAAAATGAAATCGGGAACGGACTCGATATTTGCACAGGTGCATGCTGCTATGTTCAAAATAAATGGTGAAATAATGTTAGCTTGTAGTCGTATTAGCAGTATTGAATCgaaacaaaatgaacaaaaaacagatATTAGTAACCTGAACAAAGAAGTTAGTGTTTTATATGATAGATCATTAGCCATTGAAAACGTTCAAACTGAACAAGGACTGAAGATTGAAGCAAATGTTTCTAACACGGCTGCAATTGCTAAAAATGTCGAGATGTTGAAAATAAGGGATGATTCTACAGCAAAACACGTGAGTGAGCttgaaaacgaaaataaaaaaattagggaAGATATATCGGACATAAAATCTGATATAACCGAAATAAAGGTTGACATTAAAgatttcacaaattatttgcCGATGTCTAAGCCTGTCGGAAAAACGCTTTTTTATCCACCAAATCGACCAGAATCATTTGTTGCTAGGGAAACGGAGTTATGTAAACTTAAAGACAGTTGTATAGGCAAAAATAATGCAAATCATACTTTAGTCATATGCGGATTAGGTGGTTGTGGAAAGACAACGCTTGCAATTGAGTTTGCATGGCGTTCGCAGGAGTTTTATCCAGCCGGTGTGTTTTGGATGTCAGCAGAGACACAAGATACATTAGAAGATTCCCTTACAATATTAGCCCTTGATGTTGATTCGACTGGTAAAGACTTCagagaaactttaaaaaaaaccctcaaatggttttctaatttgaatgaAAGATGGCTTTTAGTTGTGGATAATATAGACGAAGAATACCTTTCTGACAATACAAAAGAATTATTGTTAGGTAGTTGGAAACGGAGTACTCGTGGACATATTATTATTACTAGCCGACGCGAACCCAATGAAGTTGAAGAATCAATGGTTGTAAAGAAAGAGGATTGcattactttaaatgtatttgaaatagaAGAAGGGTTAGAATTTCTAAAGAGGAGAACAGGAATAAACTGCACTAATGATGACGATACAATAATGACATTAGTAGAAGAGCTTGGGGGATTGCCATTAGCATTAGAACAAGCAGCTGCACATATAAAAAGCATTAAATGTGCCTTTAGTGAGTACGTcaacaaattcaaaaagaaacGTTTGAAATTATTGAAGGCAGCACCTTCTGTAAGGAAGATCAGCAGAGATAGACTAGCGATAGCGACAACTTGGCAATTGAATATTGATTACATAACTAGGCAATCGGAAAATGAAGGCCTTGGTATGGCTGCTGCAACCGTAATGCACATTGCGTCATTTTTGTTTGCAGATGATATTCCAAAAGAACTTGTAAATGTAGGAAGTCCACTTGTAGAAGATAGTAATTTGGTTGAAGTTCTTGAAGATGAAATGGGATGCAAACAGGTCATTGAAATTTTAACGAGATTCTCATTGTTTCAGCGAGTACATGATACGTCTCTCTCGGTTCATAGGTTAGTTCAAGAGGTTATTAGAGATAATATGTCCGTCGAACATTGTTATTTGATTCTTCAACATGCTACACGCATGGTTAATAACGCGTTATATTTTAGTCTATCCCCTGCGGATATTCTTTATAGCGACGccttaaaaaagaagagtgaaAGGGGAACCCTCGTAAAATGGAGCAAGTTAGCAGCCAACGcaaattcaataaaacattaCGTTTTCAATCTTAAGAAAGACGAGATTCCGGAGCACGAACTTTTCTTCAACAAagaaattttaagaatattacAAACAACAGCCTTATATCACAGCATTCATCAAAGACAAGCTATAGCACTTGCGGATCAAGCACAGATGATTCGAATAATGACAACTGTGGAGGTTGATACACATTTTTACAATGATCTTACAAGAATAAAAATACCGCTGCTCCAACGAGATCGAGAGAAAATTGTAGACTGTTTAATGTCTGTTGTTCCTGTCGAAATAGAAACTCCTGACTATACATCAGTCGTAACATATAGGGCTGAAGATTTAAGATTACTTGGAAATGAAGCATTCAAAGAGCAGAGATATCTAGATGCTATACGGTATTACACTGAAGGTATAAGGTCTAGTTCTATTGAAACTATTGATAGCAGATTATTTTCTAACAGATGTTTAGCTTATATTCGAATAAGGGACTTTGTACACGCCTTTTCTGATGcaaataaatgtatagaaattgCCTCTATCAATTGGAAAGGATATTGTTGGAAAGCCTATGCCATTTCGGGATTGATAGAAGAAGGATCGTTTCCTCCCACCATGGAAGCTATGGGATTAGCTTCAGCTTGCATTGCATCCTATAAATATCCCCCTTGTCTCCTTGAATACAACATGAAAATATCTTATCCcataataaattatcaaatagtTGAAAGGCCAGAATGTTTACAACAAGACATAATGTCGTTAACAGACAGACCATTCACTACGCTTTTGTTACGAAAGGGACTCTATACATTTAACGAACCACTCATAACAACAAAGAGTATCCAGGTCATCGGTATAGAAGACGATGTCGATATTGACACAGGTCCAGGTTTACAAATTTGTCGTTTACCGAAAGGCGCTTTTCCAGTTGATATTGAACCTGAACAAACGATTAAGACACACTTtgaaaaagttaattttgtttcaggcAATCACATCACAGTTCTTGAGAATTCGATCGCAACGTTTTATAACTGTAAATTTTCAAACGGGAAAGCAGGATGTGATACTTTTCCAAAATGCACAGGAAAGATAGGATGTATAAATCCGTTGAAATGTAGGCAGGCATACAAGGAAGATAAGTTGCTTTTCGGAACTATTTCTTTTGGACAAGCCGGTTTTCCTGGAATAATGGTATTCAACGGAGGAATTGCGTACCTAGACGCATGTTTACTGAATAGGTGTGGAGGTGGTGGTGTTTTGTCAGAAGGAAAAGGTTCGTTCATGGAAATCAAAAACTGTAACGTGCAGAATATGAGACAAATGGGAATTGAAGCTAGAAATGAAGGCGCAgtcaaaataagtaaaaataccATATTAGAAAATCAGACCCATGGTATTGCTATTGGACCTAACGGTTATGGTTTTATTGAAGAAAACATAATTCAGGGAAATGGGGCAGAAGGTATATGGTGTGGAGGAGTATTAGATTCTCATGAATCGCCAAAGATGAACGAAACTGGTGCCTCAAGAGCTGTTATTATTGATAACGATATTGGACAAAATGGTCTTTGTGGCGTATCATGTGATGGCTGTTTCGTCGAAATCAAAGGAAATAGAATCTTTTCTAATCATCTATGGGGCACGATGGTGAAGTCGAGATCTTCGGCATATATTCTTAATAATGACATTTTTGATAACAAATGTGGTGGAATCAGAATCGGCCACAACTATACTGCGTCGGTTATAATTGATGGGAACACTATAAGGGATCACACTGGTCCAGGTGTGTATACAGTGAATTCAGCAGAacgttttttaaacaaaatgaagacGGACTTGTCTGATTGTTTTGTGGGGAACGGTGAAATTATGGGATATTCAAGACCGCCTGTAATAacaagtacaaatgtactgAGGAATAACGACAAAGGAACACAACACCCAAATGAAGTTGTACGTTTAATCGAAGCCTGCAGTTATTGCCGTCAAgtattacataatttaaaatcatgttCCAAATGTAAAAAGGCAACATACTGTTCAAGGAAGTGTCAGTCAAAACATTGGCTACTACATAAACATATGTGTAAGCTTCTGAGGAGTTCATATGTAGTTGAAGTTCCAATGTCGAATATAGAATCAAATATGCTTGGAGATGAACCGAACACTTTACATTTCAGACAATTTAATCCTAAACTTAAAGGAATTTTAGAAGGAACACCGCCTAACAAAAGAAGTTGCAATCGTTTTATAGTTAAGATTCAATCTGGAAAGGAATATACATTTTATGATCCAAACAAAGAACTAGTTGTTTATGATCAAACTGTTACACTAGacatacaattttcaaatcCCATTCTGTATCATCTGTGTATGGAATGTGGAGTTCTTGCAGGTGAGAAATTCACAacgaaaaagatattttgttgGGCATCGTACAAAAATAATGGAAAAACCCTTTGTTTCTATACAGACAACCTTCCTCCGTTTCAAACGTGGTGA